gatcagctgttaaccttatggggattcccttgtatgttgtttattgcttttcccttgctgcttttaatattttttgtttgtatttgatttttgatagtttgattaatatgtgtcttggcatgtttctctttggatttatcctgtatgggactctgcacttcctggacctgattgactatatcctttcccatgttagggaagttttcaactataatctcttcacatactttctcagaccctttcttttctcttcttcttctgggacccctataattcgaatgttggtgcgtttaatgttgtcccagaggtctctgagactgtcctcaattcttttcattcttttttctttattctgctctagggcagttatttccactattttatcttccagatcacttatccgttcttctgcctcagttattctgctattgattccttctagagtatttttaatttcatttattgtgttgttcatgattgtttgtttgctctttagttcttctagttccttgttaaacgttttttttattttctccattttatttccgagattttggattatctttactatcatttactctgaattcttttttcaggtagactgcctatttcctctttatttgtttgatctggtgttttttttttttttttttttttttttttttttttttttctagttaaacAATGATTTTATTGCTTGAGTACAACATACAATTTTATGCAACCAGGGCAGAGGCTGTGGATGACTCGTATTTCCAATTGGGGGGGAGGACTCGTTTGGTCTTGTAATATCGAGCCAATCGGTGAATACGGCTCTCAATCAGAATCAGACGGAATTTGGCATCTTtatcctttctgtttctctcgaGATGCTTTCGAACAGCAACAGCTTTCTTAATTAAATGATAGAGATCCTCAGGAAGATCAGGAGCAAGTCCTTTGGACTTAAGAATTCTCAAGATTTTATTGCCTGTCACAAAACGTACTTGTGCAACACCATGTGAGTCTCTCAGGATTACACCTATTTGCGAGGGAGTCAGGCCCTTCTTGGCCAATTTGTAGATCTGCTCCTTCACGTCGTCAGACGTCAGCTTCAGCCAAGTGGGGACGCTGCGGCGGTAGGGTAGAGCCGACTGGGACAGGCCCTTCCCGGGAGCATGCATACGGCCCATGATGGCGGCGGTGCGGTAGCAAAAAAGAGagctggtgtttttttttaccttgctccttcatctgctgcatatttgtcttctcactttgttgaacttactgtgtttgtggtctccttttcacaggctgcaggttcgtagctcctCTTATTTCTGGTTTCTGCCCCCGGTGGGCGAGGTTGGTTCAGtagcttgtgtaggcttcctggtggaggggagtggtgcctgTACTCTGATGGGTTGgactggatcttgtccttctggtgggcagggccacatccagtgTTGTgatttggggtttctgtgaacttagtatgtatgactttaggcagcctctctgctaatgggtagggttgtgttcccctcttgctagttgtttgccatggggcttccagcactggagcttccaggccattgggtggagctgggtcttagtattgagacagagatctctgggagatctcttgctgattgatattacatggggctgggaggtctctggtggcctAGTGTCCTGGACTCGGCTCTCCCCCGTCAGAGGCTCAGGCACAACACCCAGCcctgagcaccaagaccctgccagccacacggcttagaaggaaaggaagaaaatttaaaaaacgaacagatagaaccccaaaccaaatggtaaaaacaaacctaaacagacaaaatcacacaaagaaacatacacatagtcaccaaaagagaaaaaaggaaaaatatattaaaaattttttaaataatataatttttaaaaaaaggaagagagcaaccaaaccagtaaacaaatccacccatgataacaagcactaaaaactaaagataaacataaaaccaaaaacaaatcagatgcagaaagcaaaccccaagtctgcagttgctccctAGGTCTACCACCTCAGTGTTGGGAACATttgttgtctatttaggtattccacagatgcagggtttatcaagttgattgcggggatttaatcctctgctcctgaggatgctcagagaaatttccctgttttcttctttgttcgcgcagctcctggggttcagctttggttttggccctgcttCTGCATGTAGACTCCCCTCAGGCACCTGTTCCCCACCCAggcaggagggggttaaagcagcagctgattagggctctcttgctcactcaggccagggggagggaggggtacagcagtcataattggaatgcgaggcgagcctgcagcggcagaggccagcatgacattgcaacatcCTGAGGCTCACCgagtgttctcccagggaagttgtccctggatcacgggaccctggcagtggcgtgctgcacaggctccccgagGGATGTGGTTAGTGACCtgcacttgcacacaggattcttggtgtcAGCAGCGGCAACATTAGCagttcatgcccatctctggggtccatgctggtAACCGCAGCTTGCGCCTATCTCCAGAGCCCACTTAGATGGTGCTCTGCCTCTTGTGGGCACACACagcaggaatcccctctccttgtgcaccccaaaaACGGtggtcttttgcctttccagcaggtccagactccctcccagctatctgtggcacactagcccccttcaggctgtgttcatgcagccaaccccagtcgtcttcctggggtctgacctccaaagcccgagcctcagctcccagccccaacctgccccagcgggtgagcggACAAGTGTCTCAGTTTGGTGAGTGCTGGTTcacactgatcctctgtgtgggaatctctccactttgccctctgcactcctgttgctgcgctctcctccatggctccaaagcttccccccacccacccacccaccatctccaccagtgaaggggcttcctagtgtgtggaaacttttcctcctccacagctgcctcccagagttgcaggtcccatcctatccttttgtctctgtttttcctttcttcttttgccctacccatgtatgtggggattttcttgccttttgggaagtctgaggtcttctgccagcattcagtaggttttctgtaggagtttttccacatgtagatgtatttttgatgtatttatggggaggaaggtgatccccacatcttactcctctgccatcttgaaggtctacCAGCATATAATCTTGATAGGACTTGATGAGATTAGCACTTCACTTCTGTTTTCTCAAGAACTTATAACCCCAGTCTAACCATgaggaaaacataagacaaacccaaattgagagacattctacCAATACAtgactcttcaaaactgtcaaggtcatcaaaaacaaggaatgtGTGAGAAACTCACAGACAAGAGGATACAAATAAAGTATGGGGTTTAGTTAACAGtactgttttattgtttgttcaaTAATTGCAAAAAATGTACCGCGATAATGCAAGGTGTTAGTTAGCAATAGGGTAGACTGGGTGTGGAgtatatggaaactctgtactatctttttTATAAGtctgaaactattctaaaatagaaagtttatttttaataagtggaagaaggtgaaatttaaaattatttctaatagcatcaaaaaatatgaaatactcaGGGATAAATTTGACCAAAGATGTACAGTACCTGTAccctgaaaattataaaatattgcttagatataataaagcccatataatTAAAAGATATGGTCATATTAGTcagctagggctgtcataacaaaataccacagacagggtggcttaaacaagagaaatttattttctcactgttctggaggctaggagtccaATATCACCAAGTCTGCAGGTTTGATTTCTCCTGAGGGCTtttaccttctcactgtgtcctcacatggcctcttTCTGTGTGTGAACTCCTGGTGTCTTCTTGTCAGGACActagtcctattggattaggcccccacccccatgacctcatttaaccttaattacctttaTAAAGGCTCTAtccccaaatacagtcacatgggcattagaacttcaacatttgaattttgagGAAACAACTCAGTTTATAACAATTTTCATGGATCCAATGACAGTATTGTTAAGCTGACAGttctcccaaattgatctatagattcgaTGTAATCCCAGTCAAAAccccagcaggatttttttttataacattaaCTAgctagttttatattttatatggaaatgcagagGATTCAAGAaccaaataaattttcaaaaagaagtacaaagttggaggatttaatTAACCTGATTACACGATTTATGAAACTAAGACTATGGAATTggcataaaaataacaaatagatCATTAGGGCaaaatagagaatccagaaatatacccataggtgtattttcttttttttttttttgtggtacgcaggcctctcactgttgtggcctctcccgttgtggagcacaggctccagacgcacaggctcattggccatggctcacgggcccagctgcttcgcagcatgtgggatcttcccagaccggggcatgaacccgtgtcccctgcatcagcaggtggactctcaaccactgcgccaccagggaagccccatacatgtattttcaattgatttttgtttgtttgttttttgatgatgCCAAGGACGTCAATGGGAAAAGGGTCATCTTTTCCCCAAAATAGTGCTGGAATAAGTGGATTGTCATAGACATACACACCCAGAACCTTGCCCTATACCTCTCCATAAACAAAAGGACTCAAAACTatcaaatataaacataaatacaataaacataaaatatgacaaaatatattttaccacaataaatgtatatttaacaactaaatgtaagaactgaaattatagaacttctagaagaaaacaagaaaatcttaGTGACCTTGTATGGTAGGTAAAATAGTCCCCCAAAGATGCCCACATCTTAATCTTAATCTCTGGAACCTATATATATGTTACATGCTAAAGATCTTTGCAGCTGTGATAAAGGTTATAGGCTTTAAGATTAAAGAGATTATCCTGGTTTATCTGagtgggcccaatctaatcacaggagcctttaaaagcagagaactttctctGGCTGGAGGCAAGAGAAATTGGCAGAAGGGGAGGTAATAAATTCCAAACATGAGTATTTGCTCTACTGTTGCTGGCTCTGTGATGTCGGGACCCATGTGCAAGAACTGGAGAAGGGCCTCTAGGAGCTAAGGTCAACCCCAGATGACAGCAAggagacctcagtcctacaacagAAAGGAACTAGAAACTGCCAGTATCCTGACTGACCTTAGAAATGGATTCTTTCCAGAAGTTTCTGATAAGAGCCAAGCAAGTCAACACCTTCACTTTGGTCTTGTGAGACTCAGGGCAAAGAAATCATCTAAGTTCACCAGACTTCTGATTTACCAACTTCTGTGgaacaataaatttgtgttgttttaacctgctaagtttgtgataatttaaTAGAGCATAATACACTCCTAgctaggcaaagatttcttaagtaGGTTACAAAAAGcagaactataaaagaaaatataagtaaattgaACTTAGAAAATTAAAGACTTCACTTCTTCAAAAGATATTGTATAGATAATAAAAAGGCAACCAACAGactgagaggaaatatttgcaaaacatatctggcaaaggacttgtatctagaatatataggGATCTCTTACATCTCAATGATAAGACAAACCACCCAGTTTTTTTAAtctggcaaaagatttgaacagatgtTTCACCAAAGACggtatacaaatggcaaataagcacatgaatgatgttcagcatcattagtcattagggaaatggaaattaaagccACAACGAGAATCAttacacacccactagaatgactaaaatttaaaagtctgaccATATcatgtgttggcaaggatgtgagaGCACCTGGACCTCTCATAacactgctgttgggaatatAAAACAAGACCattaatttggaaaacagttcagcagtttcttaaaaagttaagcatagaCTTCAGGTCCATACAAGAGCACAGACctgtttttcttgcttctctggattaaaaacaactaaaagcCATGGAAATAACTAAGCAGGCAACCAAAGGAGAATTCTGAAAAGTGTTAAGAGGGAGGTGAACTGGTTTGGAACGTCGTGACTGGAAAAACAACACAAGTGGTAGGATGTCATAAAGTTCCCCACCCAACAAAAGACAGTGACCCAACTTAGCAACAAAAGAGAGCCCAGGTAGTTCATTCCTCCCACAGATCAAACAGAAGTCCCTCAAACTACACCAGGTAAACCCAGTGCCATCAACAAGGGAGCTCTGCTAACAATAAGCAGTAAACAATAAGCCCCACTTCCTACCAGAGACCTGGCATTACAGGGGATAACCAGCAGGGGGCATCCTGCCATAAGCACCCAGACAAGGCAGCCTCTTGTCTTCATTGGCCTGAGACTCCCCTCTCCTGCCTAGAGACACCAGGGTGGCTAGGGTAACTGGtgtgtgggagaggagagagaggaccaGGGGGTGAGGGAGAAGAAAGTCTCCCCATAACAAGCATGTGGCCTCTAGTGCAAAGATAGGGGAAATCCCCCAACAAACTCTGGGACAGAGAAGCCTCTTAGTTCCTTGAGGCCAGAAAACCCCCCATCCTGGGGAGATACCCAGCATCCAAGCCTGGGAAGAATCCTTTTATCCCCTCAGGCAGCACCAGCAGGGAGCCCCAGTGGCACTTAGTTAAAGCAGACGAAAATGGTACCACAAAGCCGCTAAAAGCTGCTAAAACTGTCAGTGGAACCACTATTCACAAAAGGAGGTTAAGACCTGCATACTAAACAGAGCAGGATACCTACCTgctaaaatgaaagattaaataGGAACCTAAGCCTCCTAACAATAGAAAATCACCCTTTACTTTAAGaaccaaaaaaatcacaactCAAATCacaatcaatgaattcagtaaagttacaggattcAAAATTATCATACGGGGTGATAATTTTgcgcctggtggcgcagtggttgagagtccgcctgccaatgcaggggacacgggttcgtgcaccagcccaggaggatcccacatgctgcagagcgactgggcccattagccatggccgctgagcctgtgcgtctggagcctgtgctccgcaacgggagaggccacagcggttagaggcccacgtaccgcaaaaaatatatatatacacaaaatggtagcatttctgtacactaatgatgaattaTATGAAAACGAAATAAAATGAccctatttacaatagtatcaaaaccaataaaatatttaagaataaatttaaccaaggagttgAAAGAAATAAACTCATACTCCCTACTCAGTCTTCTGCAACACCATCCCAGTGAGTAGGGAGTGGGGATGATTGGGAATACTTTGTTATAACAAAGTACTTGAGGGTAGAAATCTGGACTTTGCTGGTGTGCTAGGATGCAGCCACAGTGTATTTTATGGTATTTTGCTGGAGTAGAGAGGTTAttctctaaaagttttctgtcttgctaggctTTTCTGGCCCTTTTGTTGCAGGAAGGgagccccttccagggcctgagagtgggctcttgtctaacactcagaaatgaattgtccgaggagacataCGTGCCgacaaagaaaaacactttattgggaaggggcacccaggtggagagcagcagggtaagggaacccaggagaactgcccTGCCACATGGCTCGTGGCTCACAGTCTTGGGATTTATGGTAATtgggttagtttccaggttgtctctggctcTATATATAGAATCTATATCCTATCAGAAGCCCAGGTGACAACTTGGACTtgagattggcatctgaagtgaagGGATCAGTCTTGTGGGTCTGAGCCATTAACATATGGAATCTAGTGCTATCTCCAGGtaaacagtgtcagaattgaggtaaaaatagaattattatattaccatatagcaattccacttctggatatatacacaaaaaactGACAACAAGGTTTTGAAGAGAGACTTgtatatgttcatagcagcattcttcgcaatagccaaaaggtggaaacaaccgaGGTGTGCAActacaggtgaatggataaacaaaatgtggtatgtacctACAATGGAATGTatttcagtcttaaaaaagaagaaaattctgacacatgctacaacacagatgaacgttgagaacattaggctaagtgaaataagccatcataaaagacaaatattgtatgattccactgatgTGAAATATCTAGCGTAATCAgagtcatagagacagaaaggagaatggtggtttccaggggctgggaaaAGGGGGAATGAGACATTATTTTTCAATGGATACAGAGTTTTAGTTCTGCGAAATTAAAAGAATTCTAGAGATGAATGGTGGTAATTGTTGCACAAAAATGTCAATGTACCTATTACCGCTTAACTTAAAATTGGTTAAGATGGAACATCTTGTGTTATGTGTATctaaccacaatttttaaaaagactcaacTGTATGCTGACTACAAG
The Phocoena sinus isolate mPhoSin1 chromosome 6, mPhoSin1.pri, whole genome shotgun sequence DNA segment above includes these coding regions:
- the LOC116755086 gene encoding 40S ribosomal protein S13, with the translated sequence MGRMHAPGKGLSQSALPYRRSVPTWLKLTSDDVKEQIYKLAKKGLTPSQIGVILRDSHGVAQVRFVTGNKILRILKSKGLAPDLPEDLYHLIKKAVAVRKHLERNRKDKDAKFRLILIESRIHRLARYYKTKRVLPPNWKYESSTASALVA